The DNA sequence CGGGACATGGCCGGCGGGCCCGTCGTACCGGCTCTCCAAGACGCCCTTGATGATCAGTGCGACGCCCAGGGTGGCGATGAAGGCGTGCACCTTCAGCTTGGTGATGACCAGTCCGTTCACCAGGCCGACCACGGCGCTGACCGTGAGCGTGGCGCCGATCCCCGCGAGGACTCCGTACTCGGCCATGGTCTCGGCCGCGATGAGCGAGCTCAGGCTGATCAGGAAGGCGACCGACAGATCGAGCGAGCCGGCCAGGATGGCCAGGGTCTGCCCGACGGCGACGATGCCGAGCGCTGCCGAGCGCTGCTGGATGCCGACGATGTTCGCCTGGCTGAAGAACTGGCCGCCGTCGATGGTGAAGAGCAGCCAGCTGACCACCAGCAAGAGGCCGAGGGCCAGGTAGACGGGGCGGGCGGGGCTGTCGACGGCCAGGCCTCGAGGGGCGGGGCTCTTCGCCCGCAGGTTTGCGACGAGCTGGGTCATGATCCGGCCGCCAGGTGCATCACGGCTTCCTCCGAGGGGTTTGCGGGCAGGTGACCGGCTATCCGGCCGTCGCGCAGGACAACGATGCGATCACTCATGCCGATGAGTTCGGGGAGCTCCGAGGAGATCATCAGGACGGCCATGCCGTCCTCGGCGAGCTCCCGGACGAGCTCGTGGATGGCGGCCTTCGCGCCGACGTCGACACCGCGGGTGGGTTCGTCGAACAGCAGCACCTTCGGAGCCACCGTCAGCCACTTGGCCAGCACGACCTTCTGCTGGTTGCCGCCCGAGAGGAGGCGCACCTCCTTCTCCGGGCTCGGCGGGGCGAGACGGACCCGCTTCAGGAGGTCCAGTACCTTCGCTCCGGAGCGTTGCCCGCGTGTCCGGGCCACCAGCAGCGCGTTGTCGCGGACCGACTGGTGCAGCACCAGCCCCTCGGACTTGCGGTCCTCCGTGACCAGGCCGATCCCGGCGGCGATGCCCTCCCGCACTGATCTCGGGCGCTTGGGGGTCATCTCACCCCGGCTGAAGGGCTCGGCACCGAACAGGGCCTTGGCCAGTTCGGTGCGGCCCGCGCCCTGGAGCCCGGCGACCCCGACGATCTCCCCGGCGCGTAGCTCCAGGTCGATGCCGTCGAGCCGGTCGTTGCCACCACCGCGCACCGTGAGGAGTACGTCCCCGGCCTCGCGGGTGGCGCGCGCCGGGTAGTAGTCCGTCACATCACGGCCGACCATCAGGCGGACCAGGTCGGCGGTGGTGAGCTGATCGATCGGGACGGTGGCGACCTTGACCCCGTCCTTCAACACGGTGACACGGTCTGCGAGTTCGAATATCTCGCGCAGCCGGTGCGAAATGTAGAGGACGGCGATGCCGCGCTCGCTCAACTGGCGCACGAGCCGGTACAGCAGCTCGACCTCGTGCTCGGCGAGGGCCGCGGTGGGCTCGTCCATGACGACGATCCGGGCCTCCACCGAGAGCGCCTTGACGATCTCGACGACCTGCTGCTGCGCGACCGACAACCGGGCCACCACGTCGCGTGGGCCGAAGGAGAATTCACCGAGTTCGTCCAGCAGCAGGGCCGTGGCCTTCTCCATGGCCTCCCGGTCGACCAGGCCGCGGCGCGCGGGCTCCCGACCGAGGAAGACGTTCTCGGCGACGGTCCGTTCGGGCAGGAGCGTCAACTCCTGGTAAATGATCGAGACGCCGGCCCGCCGGGCATCGATCGGGTGCCCGAACTCCAAGGCCTGACCGTCGAGCTCGATGGTTCCCTCGTCGGGCCGGTGCACTCCGGCGAGGATCTTCATCAGCGTGGACTTCCCGGCGCCGTTCTCGCCGATGAGGGCGTGCACCTCCCCGGCGGCGACGTCGAGGTCGACGTTGCTCAGCACGCGGGCGCCGGGGAAGCTCTTGCCTATGCCCGTCATCCTCAGCATTCGACCCACCCTCCCTCTCGGACGGACCGAAGGATCTCGTCGGTGATGTGAGCGGCACGCGCACCGTCCTCGAAGGTGGGCAGGCCGTCACGGTGCTCGCCCCTGATCGCGGCGTAGGTATCGGCGACGAACGCGTCGAAGCAGTCGTGGAAGCCCTGCGCGTGACCGGCCGGCAGCGGCGAGTAGGGCTTCGCGGCACTGGAGAGCGTCATCGGGTCGCGCACCAAGACGCTGGAGCCGCTGCGCCCGCCGAGCCAGAGCCGCTCGGGGTCCTCCTGGTCGAAGGCGAGGCTGCCGGAGGCCGCGGAGATCTCCAGGAACAACCGGTTCTTGCGGCCGGGGGCGACCTGACTGAGGGAGACCGAGCCGAGCGCACCGGTCGCGGTGGCGAAGTGGACGGTGGCGAGGTCCTCGGTGAGGACCGGTCCGCTCAACCGATCGGCGACCACCACGGAGGTCTGCGCGCAGACCTTGGTGATCCGGTCGCCGGTCACGAACTCCACCAGGTCGAACCAGTGTGAGCCGATGTCGCCGATCGTACGACCGGGTCCACCCTGCTTGGGATCCACCCGCCAGTTGTCGTCGGTCGACTTCAGCAGCCAGTCCTGCAGGTAACTGCCCTGGATCAGACTGATCCGGCCGAGGTCGCCGAGCCGCGCCCTGGCCTCACGGACCATCGCGTGGAAGCGGTAGGCGAACGGGACCGTGGCGACCACGCCTGCCTCTCGAGCGCGGCCGGCCATCATCTCGGCGGTGGGCGCGTCGGTGGCCAGCGGCTTCTCACAGACCACGGCCAGCCCGGCGTCCAGCGCCTTGAGGACGATGGGCGCGTGCAGGTGGTTGGGGGTGCAGACGTGCAGAACGTCGATGAGACCGGACTCGATCAGTTCGTCGGCCGATTCGAATGCGTTCTCCGCGCCCAGGCTCCGGGCGCCTTGCAGAGCGCTGTCCAGGTCCGCGCCCGCGATACCCACCAGCCTGGCACCGGCTTGCCGGACGGCTCGGGCGTGGATCTGTCCTATGAAGCCAGTTCCGACGACGCCGGCCCTAACTTCCGCTGACTCTCGTCTTATCTCGAGCATGTCCCGGATCATATGAATGACTTATGATGGAGGTCAAGCATAAGTGCAGCCGTTCCTACGATTAGTCCGACGACGGGGAGCACATGCATACGGGGGAGGCGCGGAGTTGACCAACGAATCCGCAGGGGCAGCAGGGACTCTTCTGGCGATCCTGCGAGACGGCACGGCCCGCACCCGCACCGAGTTGGTGCAGCTCACCGGTCTCGCCAGGTCCACGGTGTCGCAGCGCCTCGACGAGCAGTGGATCGTGCCGACCGGCGACGCGGTCTCCTCCGACGGACGGCCCGCGCCGGCGTTCACCTTCAACCCCGGGGGCCGGATCGTCCTCGCCGCCGATCTCGGCGCCACCCACGCACGGATCGCCATCACGGACATGGCCGCCTAGCCCTGGCCGAGTCCGGGCACGACCTCACCCATGTGTGCGGGGTCGGCATCGGGTTTCCCGGCCCGATCGAGCACACCAGCGGACGGCCCATCAGCCCGCCGATCATGCCCGGCTGGGACGACTTCGAGGTACCCCGCTGGCTCGAACCGCGACTCGGCTCCCCCGTCCTGGCCGACAACGACGTCGACATCATGGCGCTCGGCGAACATCGGGCGGCCAGCCCCGAGGTCGAGCACCTGCTGTTCGTGAAGATCGGCACCGGGATCGGCAGCGGCATCATCACCGAACACCGGCTCCACCGGGGCGCCCAGCGAGCCGCCGGCCACGGCGGCCCCGGTCAGATCGAGGTGTTCGCCAAGCTGGCCTCCACCGGCAACGTCGGCCAGCTCGGCTGGACCGCCGCCGGCGGCTGGTCCTCCTCCTGGTACGACCTCGGCCGCGCGAGCGTCGGTGCGCCGACGGCGGCCGCAACTGAAAGACCTTGACGTGAGGGGCCGTACCCGCCGCCCGGCGGGTACGGCCCCTCACCCATCGGGCGTCAGTTGGGCAGGACCCAGATCTGGTTTCCCTGGTTGGGCTTGGATACGCCACAGGTGCCGACGATGATGGGGTTGGCGTCGGTGGTGAGGGAGTAGTAGTCGTCGGCACAGAGGTTCAGGCCGGTGTTCTTCAGGTAGCCGTTGCGCTGGTATGCCCACTTCTGGCCGGCGCTGCCGTTGCAAGGGTTGAGCACCGCCCAGTAGCCGACATAGCGGCTGTCCGTGCTCTTGTAGGTCGCGTCCAGGCAAGCACCCAGGGTACGGATGGTGCCGTCGCCCTGCACGGTCCAGCGCTGGTTGGCGCCGCCGTGGCAGCTGTAGAGGGTGACCGGGTTGTTGGGTCCGGTACGGCTGTTGGCGTCGTCCAGGCACTTGCCGCCGATGCCGGAGATCTGCCCGGTGGGCTTCTGGCCGGTGCAGCCCGTGCCGGGCTTGATCCGGAAGATCGCCGTACCGTGTGCGGGCACCGATGCGCTGATCGTTCCGCTGCTGGTGGACGTGGTTCCCGTCCAGAGGTCCTTGACCGATGCGGTGCAGGCCGCGCCGCCCTGGAAGCCCACGCTTGTGAGGGTGGTGTTCAGGGTCGCGGTGCTGCTCCCGCGGTTGAGCAGCGCGACGGCCCGGTCGCCGTTGGCCAGCGGGCGGGCGAGGATGTCGGCCGAACCGTTCTGGGAGACGATGCTGGCCTGCTTGCCGAGCGGGTCCTGGTCGACGGCGATGATGTCGGTGTTGGACAGCGTGGACAGGGAGTCCGCGGAGAGGTTCGGCACGTCGACGCTGAGGATCAGCGGTGAGGCCATCATCGACCACAGCGCGAACTGGCTGCGCGACTCGTCCTTGGTGAGGGCGTCGCCGGTGATGAGGAAGTCCGGGTCGTTCCAGCTGCCGGGTGCCGCGTAGCGGGCGAGCTGGGAGTTGTAGCCGTACTGGGCCATGACCCCGGCCTGGTTGATGTTGGTGCTCCAGGCGTTGTGGGTGGAGCGGTACATCTTGACGTCATAGCCCTCGCGCCAGAGCTGGCCGCTCTTGCTGGCTTCGTCGATGACCGTGTACCAGTCGGCGAGGTCGGACTTGCCGATGTAGAAGTACGCGGGGGAGGACTCCGAGAAGACCATGTCGCGCTTGCTCGCGTTGGCCTTCATCGCGGCGCCGAAGTCCTTGTACGCCTTGATGTACCCGGCCGCGTCGCTCGCCGTGGAGGGCATGTTGCAGCCGTCGAGCTTGATGTAGTCGACGCCCCAGGAGGCGAGCAGGTCCACGTCGGCCTGATAGTGGCCCCAGCTGCCCGGGAAGCCGCCGCAGGTGTAGGTGCCGCTGTCCAGGTAGACGCCATACTTCATCCCCTTGGCGTGCAGTTGGTCACCGAGCCACTTCATCCCGTGCGGGAAGAGAGTGGAGTCGGCGACGAGGTTCCCGGAGGCGTCACGCGACCTCGTCATCCAGCAGTCGTCCACGGTGACGGTGTCGTACCCCTTGGCCGCCAGCCCCTTGCTCACGAGGGCGTCGGCCTGGTCGAGGAACAGCTTCTCGCTGACTCCCTCGTCGCCGGTGTTGGGGTTGTCGGGCCGACAGCCGAACCGGGCCCAGTTGTTGAACCCCATGGGCGGAGTGACGGCCAGCGAGTTGCCGGAGGGGCTGGTGGCCGTGGGCGAGGCCTCGGCGCTGGGCACGGACACGAACGCCGCCAGGGCGGCGACGGACGCGGCCAGGGCGGTGGCGGTGCGCACGGTGGTTCGGGGAGACGGACTTCGCATGGGGAATTCTTCCTCACCTTGGTCGTGGAGGCGGCCGGGAACGGCACCGTGCCTCTAGCCCCGAGCGGCGATTGCTCCGGCCATGTCGTCCCCGGCAGGCCCCTCCTATCGTGGCCGAGTGCACCGCAACACCACTCTGATTGTCAATACATGATTCAGATTGCATTAAACCAAGCAACTTCTTTCATTCCGACTGCCCGTATTGATGCGCCGGGCACTGTCCGCCGTCCCGGCGGCCCCACCGTCCCGTACGGTCCGCGCCCGGACCGGCCGTCACGGCCACGACAGCCCATAGCTACCGGCCGGCCTCGGCCCTCCTGGCGTCTTCGGCTATCTGACGCAGGGCTGTTGCGGGGCTGATGCTGGGCCTCATCGCACTGCCGACGTTCCGCTTGATGCTGTCGCTCACCGCTGCCCACGAGGTCTTGTCGACAGGGGGCAGCTGCGAGGAAGGCAGCCCGTCCAGGAACTTCCAAAGGTCGTTGTACTCGTCCGCCGCCCTCATCTGTCTGGTCACCGACAGGGTGACGGGCAGCAGGTTGTTGCGCGTCGCGAACTCCCGTACGTTCTCGTCCTTGAAAACGAAGTTGAGGAACGCGGCCAGTTCCTTACGGTGCCCATTCCTCTTGAATGCCATGATCCAGTCGAGCACCGCCAGCGCCGGCGCGGTCTTGACCTCACGACCGGGCACAGCCACCGTCCCGACCTTGATCCCTGCCGCCCGCGCCTCCTTGAGCAAGGAAGGCAATCCGTTGACCATGCCCACCTCGCCGCGCAGGAAGGCCGCGTACGCCTCCTTGCGGTTGAGCTGCTCCGGCGGGACGGGACCGGTGAGCCCCTCCTTGACGAGGTTCTCCTTCAGCCAGTTCAGGCTGTCTACGTTCTCCTCCGAGCTGATCGCGTAGGACCCGCCGGAGCGGGTGTATCCGCCTCCGCCTCCCAACAACCAGCCCATCGTCTCCATCTGGGCCTCCTCCGGTCCCAGCGGAACCGCTATCGGGAACGGGACGCCGGCACGGCTCTTCAGTCGTCGCGCGACCGCCTTCAGCTCGTCCCAGGTCGTCGGGGGCCGGTCGACGCCCGCCCTCGCGAACAGGTCCTCGTTGTAGAAGAGGAGCCTGGTCGAGGCCGCGAACGGCATGCCGAATTGCTCAGTCCGTTGTTCTCCGGCGGCGGAGAACGGTCGTAGGAAGTTCGTCTGCACGCGAAGGTCGAGCAGGCTGTCGGCGGAGTAGAGCTCACCCCGCTCGGCGTAGTTGGCGTACGCCCCGATCTGCGCCAAGTCAGGCGCTTGGCCGGCCTTGACCATATCGGCGACCTTGCGGTCCACGGAGTCCCAGGACACGACCTCCACGTCGATCTTGATGGCGGGATGCGCGGCCTCGAACGCGGTGATCAGACCATCCCAGTACCGTTCGGTGCTGTCGGACTGACCTCCCACCTCGTAGTCGGCGGCCACGAGCCGCAAGGTGACTCGATCCTCGTGGCTGTCGGCGCAGCCTGCCGACGAGACGGATAGAACGAGAGCGGTAGCGGCCGCAGTCAGGACCCGGCGGTGCCTCGGCACTGTGTTGCCCCCTTCTTCATCTGTGCGGGACGGCTGACGGCAGAGCGGCCCGGCTCGCCTGCCGAACGAATGGTGGGCGAGCGGGCCGCGGGCAGCTCTTCGGGTTACTTGACGGAGCCGGCGGTCAGTCCGGAGACGACCTTGCGCTCAATGAGCGCGAACAGGATGACGACGGGAACGATGGCGATGACCGAGCCGGCGAACAGGTAGTTCCACTGGACGGTGTAGTTGCCGATGAAGCTGTTGATGCCGACGGTCAGGGGCTGGTTCTCCGGGATGGTGGAGAGCGTCAGGCCCATCACGAACTCGTTCCACGCCGCGATGAAAGTGAAGATCATCGCGGTGACGACGCCCGGCATCGCGAGCGGGAGGGTGATCCGCAGGAGCGCGCCGCCCCGGCTGAGGCCGTCGATCATGGCCGACTCTTCGAGGGCCTCGGGGATGGAGGAGAAGTAAGCCGTGAGGATCCAGATCGCGAACGCCAGGTTGAAGGCGGCGTTGCAGAGGATGAGGGTCCACACCGAGTTGAGCATGTCCAACTGGTAGAACTCGCGGTAGAGGCCGACCAGCAGCGATGTCGGCTGGAACATCTGGGTGACGAGCACCAGCAGGAGGAACAGCTTCCGGCCCCGGAACTTCATGCGTGCCGTGTAGTACGCGGCGGGGATCGCGACCAGCAGGACGAGCAGGGTGGATCCCCCGGCGACGAGCAGCGTGACACGGAGGTTTTCACCGAGGTGGGACTCGCGCCACACGTCGATGAAATTCGACCATTCGAGCACGCTCGGCAAGTACGTCGCGTCGCGCAGCTCGTCCGCCGGCCGCAGTGCGGTGATGATCATCTCCGCGTACGGCAGCAGGAACACGGCGGCCAGGAGCCAGGCGACCGCTGTGACCAGCAGGGTGCGTGGGCTCAGGGTTCGCCGGCGCCGCGGGGCCGCTTTGCGCCTCCTGCCCTGTGCGGGAACTGGGGCCTCGGGGCGTGCGGGCGCGAGGGTGGGCTGGGCCATCAGTTCTCCTCCTGGTTCCAGCGGCTGGCCTTCAGGAAGAGGACGACCATGCCCACGACGAGGACAAAGTTCACGACGGACATGGCCGCGGACTGACCGATGTCGGAGTTCTTCATCTGGTACATGAACACCGTGGTCGTCGCGGTGTCGCTGTCCGGGCCGCCGCGGGTCATACTCCAGATGATGGGGAACGAGTTGAAGACGTTGATCAGGTTGATGACCATGCCGACGAGCAGAGCGGGCCTCAACAACGGCAGTGTGATCCGCAGGTAGGTCTGCCGGGCGTTGGTGCCGTCGACCTTCGCGGCCTCGTACACCTCCTCGGGGACTGTCTGCAGTCCGGCTAGCAGGGTGTACGTGGTGAACGGCAGCGAGACGAAGACGGCGACGAACATCATCCAGGGCCAGGCCGTGGACGGGTCGCCCAGCCAGTCCTCGGGACCGTCGATAAGCCCGAGGTCCGTCATCGCAGTGTTGAGCACACCGGCGGTCTGGTTGAGCATCCATTTGAAGCCGATGGCGGTCATCACCAAGGAGGCGGCCCACGGCGCGATCAGGGCCCAGCGGGTGACGCGGCGGCCGGGGAACTTCTGGTTGAACAGCTGGGCGAGCGCCAGTGAGATCACCATGGTGGCGGTGACCACGACCAGCGTCCACACGACGGTCGCCACGACGACCGAGGGCAGTGACGGCTCGTCGAACAGCTGCTTGTACTTGTCGAATCCGGCCGAGCCGCGGACGAACCCGCTGCTACTGATCTTCAGGAACGACGTGCGGACCATCTCGTAGACGGGCCAGAGCACGACGACGACGATCAGCAGGACGGCCGGACCGACCCAGGGCAGCGGCCCGAGGCGGGCCAGGCCGCCCCGGCCCTTGCGGGCGGGGCGGACGGAGGTTGATGAATTGCTGGACACGAAGGTGCCTTCCCTGACGTGCGGTGCGCCGGGCTACTTGTCGGCGACAGCGGTCTCGGCCTTCTTCTGCAGTTCGCCCAGCACCTTCGCCGGGTCGTTCACTGCCGTGCCGCCGCTCTTCTTGATCTCGGCGGAGACGGAGTCCCAAGTGGTGTCGCCCAGCGGGTAGAAGACCGCGTTCGGCAGCAGCGCGAAGAAGGGCTCCAGGTCCTTGTGCTTGCCGTTGGTGGTCATCTCCTGGAGCGTGTCCTTCGTGACCGGCATCAGGTTGTAGGTCTCGTCGAACTTCAGCGTGTTCTCCTTCGAGTACGCGAAGTCGAGGAACTTGCGGACCTCTTCCTTGTGGCCGCCGCTCTTGAAGGCCATAGTCCAGTCGGCGACGCCGAGGGTGGACTTCAACGCCCCCGCCTTGCCGGGGATGGGCGCGACACCGTAGTCGACCTTGCCGTCCTTCGACATCTGGATCAGGGAAGGGTGACCGTTGAGCATCCCGGTCTTGCCCGCCGCGAAGTCGGCGAACGCCGTCTTGCGGTCGGTGGTGGCGGGATTGGTGTAGGTCAGGCCGGGCTCGACGAGATTGGTCTTCAGCCAGGAGAAGGCCTCGATGTTGGCCTTGCTGTCGAGCGCATACTTGCCTGCCGCGTCGGTGTAGCCCCCGCCGTTGCCGAGTTCCCAGATCAGCGACTCGCCCTGGGCCTCCTCGGGACCGAGGGGCAGCGCGTAGGGCGTGACGCCCGGCACCTTGGCCTTGATCGCCTCGGCGGCGGCCTTGAGGTCGTCCCAGCTCTTGGGTGCCTCGGTGATGCCTGCCTGGGCGAACACGGCCTTGTTGTAGAAGAAGGCGCGCGCGGAGGCGACGAACGGGATGCCGTACTGCGTGCCATCGACCTCGCCGGCCATGGCGAAGCTGTCGATGACGTTCGCCCGGGTCTGCTCGGACAGGACCTCGTCCGCCTTGTACAGCAGGTCGTCCGCGACCTTGTCGGCGTAGCCGCCCGTCTGCAGGATGTCCGGCTCGTTGCCGCTCTGGATCATCGTCTTGACCTGGGCATCGATGTCGTTCCAGTTGATCACCTGGACATCGACCTTGATCTTGGGATTGGCGGCGGTGAAGCGCTCCGCCACGTCCTTCCAGTAGACCGTCGAACTGTTCGACGCCTTGTCGCCATAGTCGGCGGCGACGAGCTTCAGCGTCACCTCACCGTCCGCCGAACCGCCCCCGCCATTTCCGGAGCCGCACGCCGTGAGGGTGAGCACACCGAGCGTGCAGGTCGCAACGAGCAGCCGCTTCTTCATGATCAGTACCGCCTCTGTATCTGCCGGCTGTCGGAGCGACGCAACCGGGGAGTTGAACCAGCAGCAGACGCGAGACCTGCATAATTCTGGGTGCTGTCACGGGTTTTCACTCATTAACGAGCATCTGCTGCTGCCGCAGTAAACACGAACGCCAGTATCGACACCAAGAGTCGTTACGCGAACGATGCCAAATCCACCTGCGGTCAACGGGGTCCGTCCGCTTCGCACTGGCTCTTCCCAGTCAAGGACAGGGCGCACAGGGGAGCAATGAGGGCAGGTACCTACGGTGGCGCCGAATCCGTAGGTAGGCGCCGGCGGCATCGACGTGTTCACGGTCGCCGACCTGCGCCTCGGCCGGAATCCCGACTCCGCCGACAGCGGGCGCACAGGTCGGCGGCAGACCTCTGCGCCGTGCGCGCCTAGCGGGGTCCGACCGCGCGCAGGGAGCGCTGCGAGGGGGCCGACCATCGAGATCCGGCGGGCCACGTCGGCTTGACGTCGCGGGGCAACGGCGACTACGTCAGCCGGGCGGGGAGAGCGAGGAGGAGGAAGAGGAGAAGAAGGGGCGGCGACACCGGAGACCGGCGGTCCGGGCCCGCCGGGCACAACCGTCCCGCCTCCCGGCGTGGACCGGCTGTACTCCGTGCGTCCTTACCGGCGCACGGAGGCTCGGCGACTACCAGCGCTCAGACGGCGACGACCTCGATGCCAGCCTCGGTGAGCCGGGTCACCATGTCCGGGGCGATGCCGGAGTCGGTGACGACCACGTCGATCCGATCGAGGCTGCAGATCCGCGCGAAGGCACGCTTGCCCATCTTGGAGGAGTCTGTCGCCAGGATGACCTTGCGGGCGCGTTCGGCGAACAACCGGCTGATTCCGGCCTCGTCCTCGTGGTGCGTCATGACCCCCAACTGCGGGTCGATCCCGTCGACACCGAGCACCGCCACATCGAGCACCACCTCGTTCAGCACCCCGGCCGTCAGCGGGCCCACCAACTCATAGGTCTGCGGTCGCGCCACACCACCGGTCACCACGATCTTGAACTGTGGCCGGACCGCCAGCTCGCCGGCGATGTTCAAGGCATTGGTGACCACGGTGTACAAGGGGCCGGAGAGGCCGTCACCCGCTTCGGTCTGGCCTGCGCCGACCCGGAGGACGAGCGCGCGCGCCACTTCGGTCGTGGTCGTGCCGCCATTGAGGCCGATGACTTCTCCGACTCCCAGCATGTCGGCCACGGCTCCGGCGATCCGCTGCTTCTCGGAAGCCCGCCGGGAGGACTTGTACCGCAGGGGAAGCTCGTACGAGACACCGTGCGCGATAGCCCCGCCCCTGGTACGGACCAGCAACCGTTGTTCGGCGAGTTCGTCGAGGTCCCTGCGAATGGTGGCGGCCGACACCTCCACCGACGCGGCCGCCTCCTCCACGTCCAGCTTGCCTTCGACGGCCAGCAATTCGAGCAACTTGCTCCACCGCTCCTGCTTGGACATCCACCTCACCCTTCCGTGGCGCTGAGACTTCCGACCGCACACCCGGAGTCTCACGGCAGGCGTGGGGACTCACAGCCGACGGGGGAAGCATGCGCGAAGTTGATCGTAGTACCGCCATGATCCGCGCACTGCGGAGACCAGCACTTTTCTGCACGTCGGACGAGTGTGAGGCACCCCTCTCTAGACCTCAAGGGTCCCGCAGCAGATACTTCGAACGCAAATATTGAAGGAATGCGCGTGATTTGCTTGCCATACACGCATGATCGCTCACACAGAATGGTTCGAAAAGTGATGCACAGCTACGCCTCGCCCCCTTCGACCCCGGTGGTCGGAGCGGAAGCAGCCAGGTCCGGCCAAGGTCGCGACCCGGAGTGTGTGATCGCTCTCGACGTAGGAGGGACCGGCATGAAAGGCGCGGTCGTGGACCGCTCCGTCAAGCCCGTCGCGA is a window from the Streptomyces sp. NBC_01244 genome containing:
- a CDS encoding extracellular solute-binding protein: MPRHRRVLTAAATALVLSVSSAGCADSHEDRVTLRLVAADYEVGGQSDSTERYWDGLITAFEAAHPAIKIDVEVVSWDSVDRKVADMVKAGQAPDLAQIGAYANYAERGELYSADSLLDLRVQTNFLRPFSAAGEQRTEQFGMPFAASTRLLFYNEDLFARAGVDRPPTTWDELKAVARRLKSRAGVPFPIAVPLGPEEAQMETMGWLLGGGGGYTRSGGSYAISSEENVDSLNWLKENLVKEGLTGPVPPEQLNRKEAYAAFLRGEVGMVNGLPSLLKEARAAGIKVGTVAVPGREVKTAPALAVLDWIMAFKRNGHRKELAAFLNFVFKDENVREFATRNNLLPVTLSVTRQMRAADEYNDLWKFLDGLPSSQLPPVDKTSWAAVSDSIKRNVGSAMRPSISPATALRQIAEDARRAEAGR
- a CDS encoding carbohydrate ABC transporter permease produces the protein MAQPTLAPARPEAPVPAQGRRRKAAPRRRRTLSPRTLLVTAVAWLLAAVFLLPYAEMIITALRPADELRDATYLPSVLEWSNFIDVWRESHLGENLRVTLLVAGGSTLLVLLVAIPAAYYTARMKFRGRKLFLLLVLVTQMFQPTSLLVGLYREFYQLDMLNSVWTLILCNAAFNLAFAIWILTAYFSSIPEALEESAMIDGLSRGGALLRITLPLAMPGVVTAMIFTFIAAWNEFVMGLTLSTIPENQPLTVGINSFIGNYTVQWNYLFAGSVIAIVPVVILFALIERKVVSGLTAGSVK
- a CDS encoding carbohydrate ABC transporter permease — protein: MSSNSSTSVRPARKGRGGLARLGPLPWVGPAVLLIVVVVLWPVYEMVRTSFLKISSSGFVRGSAGFDKYKQLFDEPSLPSVVVATVVWTLVVVTATMVISLALAQLFNQKFPGRRVTRWALIAPWAASLVMTAIGFKWMLNQTAGVLNTAMTDLGLIDGPEDWLGDPSTAWPWMMFVAVFVSLPFTTYTLLAGLQTVPEEVYEAAKVDGTNARQTYLRITLPLLRPALLVGMVINLINVFNSFPIIWSMTRGGPDSDTATTTVFMYQMKNSDIGQSAAMSVVNFVLVVGMVVLFLKASRWNQEEN
- a CDS encoding ROK family protein, with the protein product MCGVGIGFPGPIEHTSGRPISPPIMPGWDDFEVPRWLEPRLGSPVLADNDVDIMALGEHRAASPEVEHLLFVKIGTGIGSGIITEHRLHRGAQRAAGHGGPGQIEVFAKLASTGNVGQLGWTAAGGWSSSWYDLGRASVGAPTAAATERP
- a CDS encoding extracellular solute-binding protein, with the translated sequence MKKRLLVATCTLGVLTLTACGSGNGGGGSADGEVTLKLVAADYGDKASNSSTVYWKDVAERFTAANPKIKVDVQVINWNDIDAQVKTMIQSGNEPDILQTGGYADKVADDLLYKADEVLSEQTRANVIDSFAMAGEVDGTQYGIPFVASARAFFYNKAVFAQAGITEAPKSWDDLKAAAEAIKAKVPGVTPYALPLGPEEAQGESLIWELGNGGGYTDAAGKYALDSKANIEAFSWLKTNLVEPGLTYTNPATTDRKTAFADFAAGKTGMLNGHPSLIQMSKDGKVDYGVAPIPGKAGALKSTLGVADWTMAFKSGGHKEEVRKFLDFAYSKENTLKFDETYNLMPVTKDTLQEMTTNGKHKDLEPFFALLPNAVFYPLGDTTWDSVSAEIKKSGGTAVNDPAKVLGELQKKAETAVADK
- a CDS encoding sugar ABC transporter ATP-binding protein, with amino-acid sequence MLRMTGIGKSFPGARVLSNVDLDVAAGEVHALIGENGAGKSTLMKILAGVHRPDEGTIELDGQALEFGHPIDARRAGVSIIYQELTLLPERTVAENVFLGREPARRGLVDREAMEKATALLLDELGEFSFGPRDVVARLSVAQQQVVEIVKALSVEARIVVMDEPTAALAEHEVELLYRLVRQLSERGIAVLYISHRLREIFELADRVTVLKDGVKVATVPIDQLTTADLVRLMVGRDVTDYYPARATREAGDVLLTVRGGGNDRLDGIDLELRAGEIVGVAGLQGAGRTELAKALFGAEPFSRGEMTPKRPRSVREGIAAGIGLVTEDRKSEGLVLHQSVRDNALLVARTRGQRSGAKVLDLLKRVRLAPPSPEKEVRLLSGGNQQKVVLAKWLTVAPKVLLFDEPTRGVDVGAKAAIHELVRELAEDGMAVLMISSELPELIGMSDRIVVLRDGRIAGHLPANPSEEAVMHLAAGS
- a CDS encoding Gfo/Idh/MocA family protein, with amino-acid sequence MIRDMLEIRRESAEVRAGVVGTGFIGQIHARAVRQAGARLVGIAGADLDSALQGARSLGAENAFESADELIESGLIDVLHVCTPNHLHAPIVLKALDAGLAVVCEKPLATDAPTAEMMAGRAREAGVVATVPFAYRFHAMVREARARLGDLGRISLIQGSYLQDWLLKSTDDNWRVDPKQGGPGRTIGDIGSHWFDLVEFVTGDRITKVCAQTSVVVADRLSGPVLTEDLATVHFATATGALGSVSLSQVAPGRKNRLFLEISAASGSLAFDQEDPERLWLGGRSGSSVLVRDPMTLSSAAKPYSPLPAGHAQGFHDCFDAFVADTYAAIRGEHRDGLPTFEDGARAAHITDEILRSVREGGWVEC
- a CDS encoding ricin-type beta-trefoil lectin domain protein; the encoded protein is MRSPSPRTTVRTATALAASVAALAAFVSVPSAEASPTATSPSGNSLAVTPPMGFNNWARFGCRPDNPNTGDEGVSEKLFLDQADALVSKGLAAKGYDTVTVDDCWMTRSRDASGNLVADSTLFPHGMKWLGDQLHAKGMKYGVYLDSGTYTCGGFPGSWGHYQADVDLLASWGVDYIKLDGCNMPSTASDAAGYIKAYKDFGAAMKANASKRDMVFSESSPAYFYIGKSDLADWYTVIDEASKSGQLWREGYDVKMYRSTHNAWSTNINQAGVMAQYGYNSQLARYAAPGSWNDPDFLITGDALTKDESRSQFALWSMMASPLILSVDVPNLSADSLSTLSNTDIIAVDQDPLGKQASIVSQNGSADILARPLANGDRAVALLNRGSSTATLNTTLTSVGFQGGAACTASVKDLWTGTTSTSSGTISASVPAHGTAIFRIKPGTGCTGQKPTGQISGIGGKCLDDANSRTGPNNPVTLYSCHGGANQRWTVQGDGTIRTLGACLDATYKSTDSRYVGYWAVLNPCNGSAGQKWAYQRNGYLKNTGLNLCADDYYSLTTDANPIIVGTCGVSKPNQGNQIWVLPN